In Aquimarina sp. TRL1, a single window of DNA contains:
- a CDS encoding DUF4272 domain-containing protein — protein sequence MENYCTLYAHKSCYEEIKEIVKQTLPKARITDTNTEGGKTMLVSRKKGIFGSRQFFQISYREREKLSYTIDSVTDALTRNLTGMIGYVDAIQTSNQEIQQLLIEKIRTINAEFPILHKGDMDDEIALVTEKISEALDTIAFVSPESPIGKSASQHFLNNNLELLLDADGVSKVSSLSVEIDAAYFDGNQEDITDEQKERKQTSEKILERLEIKTNQHLPCLPSEKEILFRTPKEIAERVVGLALTNIVAFNGISGEQAIAYAKKHGVYYVLTPNEIDFLTNPTEEKKHRESWKCEGIWVLMWALNIISDLGAMDQLVNLDEISEEAYPIGAEKDPNIFINRCLVFRDKNQILDMADLYYRADWACVDARMGENEIKSLNPGLVYERHYAFNWLIRYRDQEWDDVSCDT from the coding sequence GTGGAAAATTATTGTACGTTATACGCTCATAAATCATGTTATGAAGAGATAAAAGAAATTGTAAAACAAACACTTCCCAAAGCCAGAATTACAGATACGAATACTGAAGGAGGAAAAACAATGTTGGTCTCCAGGAAAAAAGGAATATTTGGTTCCAGGCAATTTTTTCAGATTTCATACCGGGAACGAGAAAAGCTGTCCTATACGATTGATTCGGTTACTGATGCACTGACTCGTAATTTGACAGGGATGATCGGGTATGTAGATGCTATTCAGACATCTAACCAGGAAATACAACAATTACTGATCGAAAAAATCAGGACGATTAATGCCGAGTTTCCAATATTGCATAAAGGTGATATGGATGATGAAATCGCACTTGTTACAGAAAAAATAAGCGAAGCACTAGATACCATTGCTTTTGTATCTCCTGAGTCTCCGATTGGTAAATCCGCTTCACAACATTTTCTCAATAACAATTTAGAATTACTTCTAGATGCTGATGGCGTATCAAAAGTATCTTCTCTTTCGGTAGAAATTGATGCAGCTTATTTTGATGGGAATCAGGAAGATATTACAGATGAACAGAAAGAAAGGAAACAGACGAGTGAGAAAATTTTAGAGCGACTGGAAATAAAAACTAACCAGCATTTACCGTGTCTTCCTTCAGAAAAAGAAATCCTTTTTAGAACTCCCAAAGAAATAGCGGAGAGAGTAGTTGGTTTGGCATTGACCAATATTGTTGCATTTAACGGAATTTCGGGAGAACAAGCCATCGCATATGCCAAAAAACATGGAGTGTATTATGTATTGACCCCAAATGAAATTGACTTTCTGACCAATCCTACTGAAGAGAAAAAGCATAGAGAAAGCTGGAAATGCGAAGGCATATGGGTTCTCATGTGGGCACTGAATATTATTAGTGATTTAGGAGCAATGGATCAACTTGTAAATTTAGATGAAATATCCGAAGAAGCATATCCGATAGGAGCAGAGAAAGATCCTAATATTTTTATAAATCGTTGTTTAGTCTTCAGGGATAAAAATCAGATATTGGATATGGCAGATCTATATTACAGAGCTGATTGGGCATGTGTCGATGCGAGGATGGGGGAAAATGAAATAAAATCACTCAATCCAGGGTTGGTTTATGAACGTCATTACGCATTTAACTGGTTAATACGCTATAGGGATCAGGAATGGGATGATGTAAGTTGTGATACCTGA